A stretch of the Agromyces larvae genome encodes the following:
- a CDS encoding citrate synthase, with protein sequence MSYPGGSAEFPILPAVDGASSLDLSTLTRQTGFTGLDYGFVNTASTRSAITYIDGGQGILRYRGYPIEELAEHSTFLEVAWLLIYGELPTADQLGEFDEKIRRHTLLHEDLKRFFSALPHTAHPMAVLSSAVAALSTYYEDSSDPQDPDDVELTTIRLLAKLPVIAAYAHKKSIGQAFLYPDNSLDFVSNFLRLNFGNMAEPYVVDPTLAKALDRLLILHEDHEQNASTSTVRLVGSTGANLYSSISAGIQALSGPLHGGANEAVLQMLAKIRDSGEGVGRFVERVKRKEDGVKLMGFGHRVYKNYDPRAKIVKQSADAVLEALGVNDPLLDIAKELEQFALEDEYFKERRLYPNVDFYTGVIYKAMGFPTRMFTVLFAIGRLPGWIAHWREMNLDPQTKIGRPQQLYTGEAERHYPR encoded by the coding sequence CTGTCGTACCCCGGCGGGTCGGCCGAGTTCCCGATCCTGCCCGCAGTCGACGGCGCTTCGAGCCTCGACCTGTCGACCCTGACCCGCCAGACCGGCTTCACAGGCCTCGACTACGGCTTCGTCAACACCGCATCGACGCGGTCGGCGATCACGTACATCGACGGCGGTCAGGGCATCCTGCGGTACCGCGGGTACCCCATCGAAGAGCTCGCCGAGCACTCGACGTTCCTCGAGGTCGCGTGGCTGCTCATCTACGGCGAACTGCCCACCGCCGACCAGCTCGGCGAGTTCGACGAGAAGATCCGCCGGCACACGCTGCTGCACGAAGACCTGAAGCGCTTCTTCTCGGCGCTGCCGCACACCGCCCACCCGATGGCGGTGCTCTCCAGCGCGGTCGCGGCGCTCTCGACGTACTACGAGGACTCGTCCGACCCGCAGGACCCGGACGACGTCGAGCTCACGACCATCCGGCTGCTCGCGAAGCTGCCCGTCATCGCCGCCTACGCGCACAAGAAGAGCATCGGGCAGGCGTTCCTGTACCCCGACAACTCGCTCGACTTCGTGTCGAACTTCCTGCGGCTGAACTTCGGCAACATGGCGGAGCCGTACGTCGTCGACCCGACCCTCGCGAAGGCGCTCGACCGGCTGCTCATCCTGCACGAAGACCACGAGCAGAACGCGTCGACGTCGACCGTGCGGCTCGTCGGCTCGACCGGCGCCAACCTGTACTCCTCGATCTCGGCCGGCATCCAGGCGCTCTCGGGCCCGCTGCACGGCGGGGCCAACGAGGCCGTGCTGCAGATGCTCGCGAAGATCCGCGACTCGGGCGAGGGCGTCGGCCGGTTCGTCGAGCGCGTGAAGCGAAAAGAAGACGGCGTGAAGCTGATGGGCTTCGGTCACCGGGTCTACAAGAACTACGACCCGCGCGCGAAGATCGTCAAGCAGTCGGCCGACGCGGTGCTCGAGGCGCTCGGCGTGAACGACCCGCTGCTCGACATCGCGAAGGAGCTCGAGCAGTTCGCCCTCGAAGACGAGTACTTCAAAGAGCGCCGGCTCTACCCGAACGTCGACTTCTACACCGGCGTCATCTACAAGGCGATGGGCTTCCCGACCCGCATGTTCACCGTGCTGTTCGCGATCGGCCGTCTGCCCGGCTGGATCGCGCACTGGCGCGAGATGAACCTCGACCCGCAGACGAAGATCGGCCGCCCGCAGCAGCTGTACACGGGCGAGGCCGAGCGGCACTACCCGCGCTGA
- a CDS encoding penicillin acylase family protein has protein sequence MGTDAPRTHRRRLVPFLVGLLVAVLVLVVVAAGAGWWTVSRSFPTTSGRIDAAGLIAPVTVVRDDAGIPHLTADTDHDLFFAQGYVHAQDRFWEMDFRRHVTAGRLAELFGESQVGTDAFIRTLNWRGVAEVEYEQLDEPTRAIYDAYAEGVNAYLAEHSGADLSLEYAVLALQNPGYAPEPWSPVDSIAWLKAMAWDLRSNLEDEIDRALLATALPAEEVQRLHPGYSWGEMPTIVGGAPAAAPATVGEVEPVATGGTEGADVSDASGSADDADAAGAADALAALQATLHGLPELLGPAGHGIGSNSWVVSGALTDTGQPLLANDPHLGPAMPSIWTQMGLSCSTVGDACGYRVSGYTFSGLPGVIIGHNEQVAWGFTNLGPDVADLYVERIADDTYELDGAQVPLELREETIDVAGGDSVTITVRSTGRGPIVTDLTESFTRTADGYPEASGLPDGDYGLSLQWTALTPGTTASAIFALNRAQNWGQFQAAAALFDVPSQNLVYADVEGNIGYQAPGNVPIRAAGDGTLPLPGWTSENGWVGQVPFAQLPSVFNPERGYIVTANNAVSADGPFLTADWDLGYRARSIEQRLRAHIDAGEPITADMMADIQLETGDANAATFLELLPTLELDGDAASGAKLLASWDAHADADSAGAAYFAIFWKTLLERMFHDLPDGTRPVGGDRWFTVVDTLLQEPDSPWWTDPETGVTGRDAVIAASLAAAWQEAGDRLGSDPSRWRWGRLHTLTLRNQSFGESGIGPIEWLFNRGPYELGGGSAIPNAIAWDASVGYEVNWVPSMRMIVDVSDWDASRWINLTGSSGHAFSTHYDDQTKLWQAGRTRPWAFTADAVTAARADTLVLLPAG, from the coding sequence GTGGGCACCGACGCGCCTCGAACGCACCGACGACGTCTCGTTCCGTTCCTCGTCGGCCTCCTCGTCGCGGTGCTGGTGCTGGTGGTGGTCGCCGCCGGTGCGGGCTGGTGGACGGTCTCGCGATCGTTCCCCACGACGAGCGGCCGCATCGACGCCGCCGGCCTCATCGCGCCGGTCACCGTGGTGCGAGACGACGCCGGCATCCCCCACCTCACCGCCGATACCGATCACGACCTGTTCTTCGCGCAGGGCTACGTGCACGCACAGGACCGGTTCTGGGAGATGGACTTCCGCCGGCACGTCACGGCCGGCCGGCTCGCCGAACTGTTCGGCGAGTCGCAGGTGGGCACCGACGCGTTCATCCGCACGCTGAACTGGCGCGGCGTCGCCGAGGTCGAGTACGAGCAACTCGACGAGCCGACCCGGGCGATCTACGACGCGTACGCCGAGGGCGTGAACGCCTACCTCGCCGAGCACTCGGGAGCCGACCTCTCGCTCGAGTACGCGGTGCTGGCGCTGCAGAACCCCGGCTACGCGCCCGAACCGTGGAGCCCGGTCGACTCGATCGCCTGGCTGAAGGCGATGGCCTGGGACCTGCGGTCGAACCTCGAGGACGAGATCGACCGGGCGCTGCTGGCCACGGCCCTGCCGGCCGAGGAGGTGCAGCGCCTGCACCCCGGGTACTCCTGGGGTGAGATGCCCACGATCGTGGGCGGCGCACCCGCCGCGGCCCCGGCCACGGTCGGCGAGGTCGAGCCGGTCGCCACGGGCGGTACGGAAGGGGCGGATGTTTCGGATGCCTCCGGCTCCGCCGACGATGCGGATGCCGCCGGCGCCGCCGACGCGCTCGCCGCACTGCAGGCAACGCTCCACGGCCTGCCCGAGCTGCTCGGGCCCGCCGGCCACGGCATCGGCTCGAACTCCTGGGTCGTGTCGGGGGCACTGACCGACACGGGCCAGCCGCTGCTCGCCAACGACCCGCACCTCGGGCCCGCGATGCCGTCGATCTGGACCCAGATGGGCCTGTCGTGCTCGACCGTCGGCGACGCCTGCGGGTACCGGGTCTCGGGGTACACGTTCTCGGGGCTGCCGGGCGTGATCATCGGCCACAACGAGCAGGTCGCCTGGGGGTTCACCAACCTCGGCCCCGACGTCGCCGACCTCTACGTCGAGCGCATCGCCGACGACACCTACGAACTCGACGGTGCGCAGGTGCCGCTCGAGCTCCGGGAGGAGACGATCGACGTCGCGGGCGGCGACTCCGTGACGATCACCGTGCGGTCGACCGGGCGCGGCCCCATCGTCACCGACCTCACCGAGAGCTTCACGCGAACGGCCGACGGCTACCCCGAAGCATCCGGCCTGCCCGACGGCGACTACGGGCTCTCGCTGCAGTGGACCGCGCTCACCCCCGGCACCACTGCGTCGGCGATCTTCGCGCTCAACCGCGCGCAGAACTGGGGTCAGTTCCAGGCCGCGGCAGCGCTCTTCGACGTCCCGAGCCAGAACCTCGTCTACGCCGACGTCGAGGGCAACATCGGGTACCAGGCGCCCGGCAACGTGCCGATCCGCGCGGCCGGCGACGGCACGCTGCCGCTGCCCGGCTGGACGAGCGAGAACGGCTGGGTCGGCCAGGTGCCGTTCGCCCAGCTGCCGAGCGTGTTCAACCCCGAACGCGGCTACATCGTGACGGCGAACAACGCGGTGAGCGCCGACGGACCGTTCCTCACCGCCGACTGGGACCTCGGCTACCGCGCGCGCAGCATCGAACAGCGCCTGCGCGCCCACATCGACGCCGGCGAGCCGATCACGGCCGACATGATGGCCGACATCCAACTCGAGACCGGCGATGCGAACGCCGCGACGTTCCTCGAGCTGCTGCCGACGCTCGAACTCGACGGCGACGCGGCGAGCGGCGCGAAGCTGCTCGCCTCCTGGGATGCGCACGCCGACGCCGACAGCGCCGGCGCCGCCTACTTCGCGATCTTCTGGAAGACCCTGCTCGAGCGCATGTTCCACGACCTGCCCGACGGCACCCGGCCGGTCGGCGGCGACCGCTGGTTCACGGTGGTCGACACCCTGCTGCAGGAACCCGACTCGCCGTGGTGGACCGACCCCGAGACCGGCGTCACCGGCCGCGACGCCGTGATCGCCGCCTCGCTCGCCGCCGCGTGGCAGGAGGCGGGCGACCGGCTCGGCAGCGACCCGAGTCGCTGGCGCTGGGGGCGCCTGCACACCCTGACCTTGCGCAACCAGAGCTTCGGCGAGTCGGGCATCGGCCCGATCGAATGGCTGTTCAACCGCGGTCCGTACGAGCTCGGCGGCGGGTCGGCGATCCCGAACGCGATCGCGTGGGACGCATCGGTCGGCTACGAGGTCAACTGGGTTCCGTCGATGCGCATGATCGTGGATGTCTCGGACTGGGACGCGTCACGGTGGATCAACCTCACCGGCTCCTCGGGGCACGCGTTCTCGACCCACTACGACGACCAGACCAAGCTCTGGCAGGCCGGCCGGACGCGACCGTGGGCCTTCACGGCCGACGCGGTGACCGCCGCACGCGCCGACACGCTCGTGCTGCTGCCGGCCGGCTGA